A genome region from Hevea brasiliensis isolate MT/VB/25A 57/8 chromosome 7, ASM3005281v1, whole genome shotgun sequence includes the following:
- the LOC110664466 gene encoding pentatricopeptide repeat-containing protein At2g20710, mitochondrial: MKLLPRSNANLWRRVHVVLRAQLLPSDALTSSSYSSSAPVDSLHRRISRSGNPAVSIVTVIEKWLEEGKSVEQSELRIFIKQLRKYRRFKQALQISQWMSDQRAYNLSPGDVAIQLDLITKVYGLDEAERYFHSIPDTSRGHQVYGSLLNCYAHKKCLEKAEGIMQKMKELQFVKNPLAYNVMLNLYSQMGKYEKLDILMEEMEEKGINCDMFTFNVRLNAYAASSDIEGMEKLLMKMEADPVINMDFHSYVTAANGYLKAGLIEKALMLLKRSEQLIKGKSKWLPLEMLLTLYAAAGNKDEVYRVWNLYKNNGRFLNSGYSCMISSLAKLDDLDGAERIWEEWDSGKQLFDIRIANLMIGAYSKRGLLEKAEACINKIIENGMEPDAITWDHLATGYRASGQMKKAVEAIKKAISTTKRGWKPSLTLASFLEYLKGKGDIEAVEDLLKMVKEHCHFSAGATAKLSSFISKENLTTNSLDQKEDDDEIFGGEQQFIEKGST; the protein is encoded by the exons ATGAAGTTGCTTCCGCGATCAAATGCAAACTTGTGGCGTCGTGTTCATGTAGTTTTACGGGCTCAGTTGCTTCCCAGTGATGCTCTAACTTCTTCATCTTACTCCTCGTCGGCGCCAGTCGACTCTCTGCATCGTAGGATATCGAGGTCAGGAAATCCGGCGGTCTCGATTGTTACGGTTATCGAGAAATGGCTTGAGGAAGGTAAAAGCGTTGAACAATCGGAGCTGCGAATATTTATCAAGCAGCTTCGCAAGTACCGCCGCTTCAAGCAAGCCCTTCAG ATATCACAATGGATGAGTGACCAAAGGGCCTATAACCTATCTCCTGGAGATGTTGCAATTCAGTTAGATTTGATCACCAAAGTTTATGGCTTAGACGAAGCGGAGCGATATTTTCATAGCATCCCTGATACTTCAAGAGGCCACCAGGTTTATGGTTCTCTTTTAAACTGCTATGCGCACAAGAAATGTTTAGAGAAAGCGGAGGGCATCATGCAAAAAATGAAGGAGTTGCAGTTTGTAAAAAATCCACTGGCTTACAATGTAATGTTGAATCTTTATTCTCAGATGGGTAAATATGAGAAATTAGACATTTTAATGGAAGAGATGGAAGAAAAGGGCATCAATTGTGACATGTTTACGTTTAACGTCAGGTTGAATGCTTATGCAGCCTCTTCTGATATCGAGGGAATGGAGAAACTTCTAATGAAGATGGAGGCTGATCCTGTAATCAACATGGACTTCCATTCTTATGTTACTGCAGCAAATGGTTATTTGAAAGCTGGCCTAATTGAAAAGGCTTTAATGTTGTTGAAGAGATCAGAGCAATTAATTAAAGGTAAGTCAAAATGGTTACCCTTGGAAATGCTCCTCACTTTATATGCTGCTGCTGGGAATAAAGATGAAGTCTACCGTGTTTGGAATTTGTACAAAAATAATGGGAGGTTTTTAAATTCAGGCTATAGTTGTATGATCAGTTCATTAGCGAAGTTGGATGATTTGGATGGTGCTGAGAGGATATGGGAGGAGTGGGATTCTGGGAAGCAGCTGTTTGATATTCGCATTGCAAACTTGATGATTGGTGCTTATTCCAAAAGAGGTCTTTTGGAAAAGGCTGAAGCATGCATAAACAAGATTATAGAGAATGGGATGGAGCCTGATGCGATCACATGGGATCATTTGGCTACTGGATATCGTGCAAGTGGTCAAATGAAGAAAGCAGTAGAAGCAATAAAGAAAGCAATCTCAACAACTAAGAGGGGATGGAAGCCCAGCCTTACTTTGGCCTCTTTTCTTGAGTATTTGAAGGGTAAGGGAGATATTGAAGCAGTAGAAGACCTTTTGAAGATGGTCAAGGAGCATTGTCATTTCTCCGCAGGTGCTACTGCTAAATTATCAAGTTTTATTAGCAAAGAAAACCTAACAACCAACTCCCTCGATCAGAAGGAAGATGATGATGAAATTTTTGGAGGAGAACAACAGTTCATAGAGAAGGGAAGCACCTGA